In Pedobacter sp. SL55, the following proteins share a genomic window:
- a CDS encoding sugar 3,4-ketoisomerase — protein sequence MKSTTVYDCNLISLPKNHYTKGNITAINEGDEIPFSIERVYYLYDVPAGESRGGHGHKELQQLIVAASGSFDLIVNDGRIKRTIHLARPNMGVYMPAGIWREIDNFSSGSICLVLASKTYGEDDYFRDYNEYLKYKGL from the coding sequence ATGAAATCTACCACAGTATATGATTGCAACTTAATCAGTTTGCCAAAAAATCACTACACCAAAGGCAATATTACCGCTATTAACGAAGGCGACGAAATACCTTTTTCTATAGAAAGGGTGTATTATTTATATGATGTGCCTGCTGGAGAATCGAGAGGTGGACACGGCCATAAAGAGCTGCAACAACTCATAGTGGCAGCAAGTGGCAGTTTTGATTTAATCGTAAACGATGGTCGCATTAAACGAACCATCCATCTGGCTCGCCCAAATATGGGCGTTTATATGCCTGCAGGAATTTGGAGAGAGATCGATAATTTTTCTAGTGGCTCTATTTGTTTAGTGCTGGCTTCTAAAACTTATGGCGAGGATGATTATTT
- a CDS encoding sugar 3,4-ketoisomerase: MVKIIEFPKILDPRGNLTFLQYQDQVPFKIKRTFWTYDVPGGESRGGHAYHQQEEVIIALSGSFDVVITNPDGSTKTYQLNRSYYGLYIPALTWRHMENFSTNSLSLHLSSMKFDEQDYERNFEKFKTQLV; the protein is encoded by the coding sequence GTGGTTAAAATAATTGAATTTCCAAAAATACTCGATCCAAGAGGAAATCTTACTTTTCTTCAGTACCAAGATCAGGTTCCCTTTAAAATTAAAAGAACGTTTTGGACTTATGATGTACCAGGTGGCGAGAGCCGAGGCGGTCATGCTTACCATCAGCAAGAAGAAGTTATTATTGCCTTGAGTGGAAGTTTTGATGTGGTAATTACCAATCCCGATGGTTCAACAAAAACTTACCAATTAAATAGATCTTATTACGGGCTTTACATACCGGCACTTACTTGGAGACACATGGAAAACTTCTCTACCAATTCTCTAAGTCTGCATTTATCTAGTATGAAATTCGACGAACAGGATTACGAACGCAATTTTGAAAAATTTAAAACGCAATTGGTATGA
- a CDS encoding ABC transporter ATP-binding protein: MQETLKKRIHYFNFFRSYLKERVFFVVILNIVVGLLDGLGLSMFLPLLYIAAGQNLAQTKDDNTIAITQWIEDFGFALNLQTVLVMLLVFFVLKGIAYYFKGAYQVATQQYFIKQIRLNSIKSLNEVSYHYFASCNQGKIQNMLTTEIERVARACQSYFLAFQQLILVLVYIAFAFTLNWKFACMVCVGGLLVDFIYGRVYRKTKSISRQLTDGSGKFQGLIADYLSSYKYLKATGVAAKYRNKLATQVEDIEQKNTKIGVMSVFLSAAREPLSIVVLCAVIMVQAIVLREPLAAVLVSLLFFYRALSCLMQYQTAWSSFLGVAGALESTEQLISVLETNKEETKGIRFTGLRDSLILDRVGYKYGKRTVLHDISFTIQKNETIAIVGPSGSGKSTLVSLITGLLKPSTGKIMADAMGLQDWDLISFQTRIGYITQDTVIFNDTIYNNVTIWAEPTPENLLRFESACKSAAIWDFVQAKENGMHEILGTDGINLSGGQKQRIAMARELFKNVDFLIMDEATSSMDSFTEKEIQQSIQQLKGKVTMICIAHRLSTVKNADKIIYLHEGAIAQMGTFETLLSGNNDFKKMIELQSVNA; encoded by the coding sequence ATGCAAGAAACACTTAAAAAGCGAATTCATTATTTTAATTTCTTTAGGAGCTATCTTAAAGAGCGAGTGTTTTTTGTAGTGATACTTAATATTGTGGTAGGCTTATTAGATGGTTTGGGGCTAAGCATGTTTCTTCCCTTACTTTATATAGCTGCTGGCCAAAACTTGGCTCAAACTAAAGACGATAACACCATTGCGATAACCCAATGGATCGAAGATTTTGGATTTGCCTTAAATCTGCAAACAGTTTTGGTAATGCTACTTGTTTTCTTTGTATTAAAAGGCATTGCTTATTATTTTAAAGGTGCTTATCAGGTAGCTACGCAGCAATATTTCATAAAGCAAATTAGGTTAAACAGCATAAAATCCCTAAACGAAGTTAGCTATCATTATTTCGCTTCTTGCAACCAAGGTAAAATACAAAATATGCTAACTACAGAAATAGAACGGGTAGCTAGAGCTTGCCAGTCTTATTTTTTAGCTTTTCAGCAATTGATATTGGTGCTTGTATACATCGCTTTTGCATTTACGCTAAACTGGAAATTTGCTTGTATGGTTTGTGTTGGCGGTTTATTGGTAGATTTTATTTATGGAAGAGTATATAGAAAAACAAAGTCTATATCACGCCAATTAACTGATGGTAGCGGTAAATTTCAGGGTTTAATTGCTGATTATCTTTCATCTTACAAATATCTTAAAGCCACTGGAGTTGCGGCAAAGTACCGTAATAAGCTAGCGACACAGGTAGAAGATATAGAGCAGAAAAACACCAAAATTGGCGTGATGTCTGTTTTTTTAAGCGCCGCTAGAGAGCCTTTAAGCATCGTGGTTTTATGTGCCGTAATTATGGTACAGGCCATAGTTTTAAGAGAGCCACTAGCTGCCGTGCTGGTTAGCCTCCTTTTTTTCTACAGGGCGTTATCGTGTTTAATGCAATACCAAACCGCTTGGAGTTCATTTTTGGGAGTTGCTGGTGCTTTAGAAAGTACCGAGCAATTGATAAGCGTTTTAGAAACTAACAAAGAAGAAACGAAAGGCATTAGGTTTACCGGACTTCGGGATAGCTTAATTTTAGATAGGGTAGGCTATAAATACGGTAAACGTACCGTATTGCACGATATCTCTTTTACCATACAAAAAAACGAAACCATAGCTATAGTTGGCCCCAGCGGTAGCGGAAAATCTACGTTGGTAAGCCTAATTACAGGTTTGTTAAAGCCAAGTACAGGTAAAATAATGGCCGATGCTATGGGGCTACAAGATTGGGATTTAATAAGTTTTCAGACTAGAATTGGTTACATCACACAAGACACTGTGATCTTTAACGATACCATTTATAACAACGTTACCATTTGGGCAGAGCCAACTCCAGAGAATTTATTAAGGTTCGAAAGCGCTTGCAAATCTGCCGCTATTTGGGATTTTGTACAGGCCAAAGAAAACGGTATGCATGAAATTTTAGGTACAGACGGTATCAATTTAAGTGGTGGCCAAAAACAGCGTATTGCCATGGCTAGAGAGCTTTTTAAAAATGTTGATTTTTTGATAATGGATGAAGCTACCTCGTCAATGGACTCTTTTACCGAAAAGGAAATACAACAGAGCATACAGCAGCTTAAAGGCAAGGTTACGATGATCTGTATTGCCCATCGATTATCTACCGTAAAAAATGCCGATAAAATTATCTACTTACATGAAGGTGCTATAGCCCAAATGGGAACTTTTGAAACCCTGCTTAGTGGAAATAATGATTTCAAAAAGATGATAGAATTACAATCTGTTAACGCATAA